In a single window of the Fusarium falciforme chromosome 3, complete sequence genome:
- a CDS encoding Protein kinase domain-containing protein has translation MIDGETAILLRAPPNGNASFSIDVTKPLDIAPGELVSLIASIRVGDIGAPNSQLGFLLRRESTGSRLQMIMDEKSIYDKELETTGGKFEEVESEKTNISDNPKVSMLQESGDNPVDLTVRGLMLVEAERAALSAETTRTESAPSGQETSVTSGNGKGGGGRESGSFSSVSSLSETGTGAGTSPASPTSSGPVAIVPNEGGHNLMVNRVALTQKWIYAPDDTFSAAFFNDVDLAPLSPHQAMSQLCRRCGDLSLQSSECQFTDSQAGLDSRSQSENCELRDLLSSSIQGQPPSPHDMFLFTRVESYLATDDGNERPILNLYRAPGPSVDPLKTLQTGFSKLPEAGSETHFKVLRKWIHDCDSNHECMPASLDFVPTRLLDISEFDSDVVRLLEDNDGPDRHKKYLVLSHRWGSPGHHERFCTLKANIKMLKSGFKGSRLPKTFRDAISVTRGLGLNYLWIDSLCIVQDDSEDWNMQSKLMEQVFSSAYCTLAASCASGTNDGFLNARSQRRCIPMMAGDVTYYACENIDDFRTHVDQSELNQRGWVMQERALSRRTIHFAESQSYWECGGGVRCETMTKMNNRKASFLGDANFPRSASKYAKGLKIELFQDLYVRYSKLALTFTLDRPVAIRGLENRLLNAFDTTGGYGIFECYLHWSLLWRCGGESMRRIAHSGGEPVPSWSWMAYDGAIDYVSAPGGQISWSHDIKSPFSAGSSDPSREHDMAALALEAPVWSLVNDLPNWPKSIFFDNPSQVLEKPVECVVLGSGNPWPSEEFQAHWVILVRCNSASTGASSDGVYERVGVAILEGRHIDFQGQAIKGKIR, from the exons ATCTTTCAGTATTGACGTCACGAAACCATTAGATATTGCGCCGGGTGAACTCGTCAGCCTCATAGCTTCAATCAGAGTTGGGGACATTGGCGCTCCCAACTCACAGCTCGGGTTTCTATTGCGACGGGAAAGTACAGGCTCCCGTCTCCAGATGATTATGGACGAGAAATCTATTTACGATAAAGAACTTGAGACTACCGGGGGCAAGTTCGAAGAGGTGGAGAGTGAAAAAACCAACATTTCAGACAACCCAAAGGTGAGCATGCTCCAGGAATCTGGCGATAACCCCGTGGATCTCACTGTTCGCGGTCTCATGTTAGTGGAAGCGGAGAGAGCAGCCCTCTCCGCTGAGACCACTCGGACAGAGTCTGCTCCTAGTGGTCAGGAAACTAGCGTCACCAGTGGAAATGGCAAAGGTGGCGGGGGCAGAGAATCTGGGAGCTTCAGCTCTGTGTCTAGTCTCTCCGAAACTGGCACTGGCGCTGGCACTAGCCCTGCTTCACCAACCAGTTCTGGGCCTGTGGCGATTGTGCCAAACGAGGGCGGACATAATCTTATGGTGAACAGAGTCGCG ctcACCCAGAAATGGATTTACGCCCCCGATGATACCTTCTCCGCTGCCTTCTTCAACGATGTCGACTTGGCCCCACTCAGTCCGCACCAGGCCATGTCCCAGCTTTGCCGCCGATGCGGTGATCTATCTCTGCAGTCCTCCGAGTGCCAGTTCACGGACTCTCAAGCCGGTTTAGATTCCAGATCCCAGAGCGAAAACTGCGAGCTTCGTGATCTATTATCTTCCAGTATCCAAGGCCAGCCGCCTTCTCCTCACGACATGTTTTTGTTTACCCGCGTGGAGTCTTACCTCGCAACTGATGATGGCAACGAACGACCTATCCTCAATCTCTACAGAGCACCCG GGCCCAGTGTCGACCCTTTAAAAACTCTTCAAACTGGCTTCTCAAAACTCCCGGAGGCCGGCAGCGAAACCCATTTCAAGGTGCTGAGAAAATGGATTCATGACTGTGATAGCAACCATGAGTGCATGCCCGCATCGCTTGATTTTGTACCAACGCGGCTCCTTGACATCAGCGAGTTCGACTCTGATGTTGTTCGGCTCCTTGAAGACAATGACGGACCAGATCGACACAAGAAATATCTGGTGCTGTCCCATCGCTGGGGCTCCCCTGGGCACCATGAAAGATTTTGCACCCTCAAGGCAAACATCAAGATGCTTAAGAGTGGTTTTAAGGGGTCGCGGCTGCCAAAAACTTTCCGCGATGCGATTTCCGTAACACGAGGGCTTGGGTTGAACTATCTCTGGATCGACTCACTCTGTATCGTCCAGGATGACTCTGAAGACTGGAACATGCAATCCAAACTTATGGAGCAGGTCTTCAGCTCAGCATACTGCACCCTTGCAGCAAGCTGTGCTTCTGGGACAAACGATGGGTTCCTCAACGCACGTTCCCAGAGACGGTGCATTCCAATGATGGCCGGCGATGTGACTTACTATGCGTGCGAAAACATCGACGATTTCAGAACCCACGTCGACCAGAGCGAGCTCAATCAAAGAGGCTGGGTTATGCAAGAGAGGGCTTTATCACGACGAACCATCCACTTCGCAGAGAGCCAGTCATACTGGGAGTGCGGTGGTGGCGTACGATGCGAGACAATGACCAAGATGAACAA TCGCAAGGCCTCATTTCTAGGCGACGCAAACTTCCCCCGTTCGGCCAGTAAGTACGCTAAGGGGCTGAAGATTGAGTTGTTCCAGGATCTCTACGTGCGCTACTCTAAGCTGGCTCTCACGTTCACCTTGGACCGGCCCGTGGCCATCAGAGGTCTCGAGAATAGACTTCTCAATGCCTTTGATACCACTGGCGGGTATGGGATATTTGAGTGCTATCTTCATTGGTCCTTGCTGTGGAGGTGTGGAGGAGAGAGCATGAGGCGGATTGCACACTCTGGCGGTGAGCCCGTCCCTTCTTGGTCGTGGATGGCGTATGATGGGGCTATCGACTACGTGTCTGCTCCTGGTGGACAGATTTCGTGGTCCCACGATATCAAATCCCCATTTTCCGCTGGCTCAAGCGACCCAAGTCGTGAGCATGATATGGCAGCTCTCGCCCTAGAGGCCCCGGTTTGGAGCCTCGTCAACGACCTTCCCAACTGGCCCAAGTCTATATTCTTCGACAACCCAAGTCAAGTGTTGGAAAAGCCAGTGGAATGCGTTGTTCTGGGGAGTGGTAACCCATGGCCATCAGAAGAGTTTCAGGCGCATTGGGTTATTCTGGTGCGTTGCAACTCGGCGAGCACTGGTGCTTCTTCTGACGGTGTGTATGAGAGAGTTGGGGTTGCTATCCTGGAAGGGCGTCACATTGATTTTCAAGGCCAGGCGATAAAGGGCAAAATTCGATAA
- a CDS encoding Gln-synt-C domain-containing protein: MTSSSNTSHETPTNKTLTNGVNGTNGTESSLDRITRLLANDNKVKVAGIDCDGLLRGKIIHKAKFLSSVKSGFGMSSAIFGWDMHDVLYTEETSLTSAESGYQDFTAMIDLDSFRRLPFEDNIAFFLLHFYIQDKPVFADGRGLIKSLTNDLAAKGYEALAGVELEFMNFQTPSEDGYSDPSGRPNLAAFLTTNAPKALRPVTAGAFGYSATRPIMAKEYFHDIFDKSLEIDCPIEGWHTESGPCVYEAALAVSPVSRMADNVALFKLVCKSIGVEHNITPCFMAKPIQGLPGNSGHIHVSLTSEGQNAFVRETPDADAPWPDMAYLSDTGRHFLAGIIEAMPDIMPLLAPNVNSFKRLIENYWAPVSVSWGYEDRLASIRLVAPPSCKPSATRFEIRVPGADIHPHYALNAIFRAGLRGIEKKSQVTIPPESARPKDSPAERLPNTLAAAVKRFGAKGSVAREIFGDEFVDFFTISRRHELRQWREAVTDWEFSRYIETT; the protein is encoded by the exons ATGACCAGCTCAAGCAACACATCGCATGAAACGCCGACAAACAAGACATTGACCAACGGCGTCAATGGCACCAACGGCACAGAATCATCACTCGATCGCATTACAAGATTATTAGCCAACGACAACAAAGTCAAGGTGGCAGGCATCGATTGCGATGGTCTGCTCCGTGGCAAGATCATCCATAAGGCCAAGTTCCTGTCGAGCGTCAAGTCTGGTTTTGGCATGAGCTCGGCCATCTTTGGCTGGGACATGCACGATGTCTTGTACACTGAAGAGACGAGCTTGACGAGCGCCGAGAGCGGCTACCAAGACTTTACCGCCATGATTGACCTGGACTCGTTTCGAAGACTGCCGTTTGAAGACAACATagccttcttccttcttcattTTTATATCCAGGACAAGCCTGTCTTTGCCGATGGCCGTGGTCTGATCAAGTCATTGACAAATGACTTGGCCGCCAAAGGCTACGAGGCACTGGCCGGAG TGGAACTCGAGTTTATGAACTTTCAGACCCCTTCCGAAGATGGCTATAGCGATCCCAGTGGCCGACCGAACCTCGCAGCATTCCTTACCACAAACGCGCCCAAGGCTCTGCGCCCTGTAACAGCAGGGGCTTTCGGATACAGCGCGACGAggcccatcatggccaaaGAGTACTTCCACGATATCTTTGACAAGAGCTTGGAGATCGACTGCCCTATTGAGGGATGGCATACCGAAAGCGGACCTTGCGTTTACGAAGCG GCCCTCGCTGTTTCACCCGTCTCACGCATGGCCGACAATGTCGCACTCTTTAA GCTCGTGTGCAAATCGATCGGCGTCGAACACAATATTACTCCATGCTTCATGGCCAAGCCTATCCAGGGTCTTCCTGGTAACTCTGGCCATATTCACGTATCCCTCACAAGTGAGGGTCAGAACGCATTCGTTCGAGAGACACCTGACGCTGATGCGCCATGGCCCGACATGGCATATCTCTCTGATACCGGCCGTCATTTTCTCGCAGGAATCATCGAAGCAATGCCCGACATCATGCCATTACTTGCCCCCAATGTCAACTCATTTAAGCGTCTAATCGAGAATTATTGGGCACCCGTGTCTGTTAGCTGGGGTTATGAGGATCGTCTCGCATCTATTCGTCTAGTCGCGCCTCCTAGCTGCAAACCCTCGGCGACACGCTTCGAGATCCGTGTGCCGGGCGCGGACATTCACCCGCATTATGCTCTCAACGCCATCTTCCGCGCAGGATTGAGAGGCATTGAGAAGAAGAGCCAAGTCACCATCCCACCTGAGTCGGCGCGACCCAAGGACAGCCCTGCTGAGCGGTTGCCCAATACCCTCGCGGCTGCCGTCAAGCGTTTTGGTGCCAAGGGCTCGGTAGCTCGCGAAATCTTTGGAGACGAGTTTGTTGACTTCTTTACCATCTCGCGAAGACATGAGTTGAGGCAGTGGAGGGAAGCCGTGACTGATTG GGAGTTTTCTCGTTACATCGAGACCACGTAG
- a CDS encoding Aldedh domain-containing protein: MMISWPDARTALLDVQSYSFIICGIILLQLRIPTSLSATMTSTIKTISPSTNKVVCERPETSLVEARDISRRSEAAFQSFRKLPFAQRRAIVERGLAGIQDRKFELGRELAEHMGRPIAASHKEIETMQKRADYLLDTAEEALASLPGRPEKGFRREIKKIPVGPTLIVFAWNFPYLIIVNALIPALLAGNSVILKPSPQTPLIGEHLVDIFDKAGLPKDVLQVIQSGDPQALKELVKLPELGLISFTGSTVGGLAIREAVSGRTIPVNLELGGNDPAYVRPDADLKYVAAQLVDGAVFNSGQSCCAVERIYVHQDVHDAFVHELQKELKTYKLGDPLEKDTMVGPVISRAAQKNIKAQIQDALDKGAVNATPKNDSFTTAPSSGNYVAPILLTNVTHDMEVMREETFGPVIPVAKVKDDEEAVRLMNDSDYGLTASVWTKDIARGEELIEQLEAGTVFVNRCDYPNPDLAWTGWKKSGLGCTLGPRGFDAFVKLKSYHVKEAQA; the protein is encoded by the exons ATGATGATAAGCTGGCCCGATGCTCGGACGGCTTTATTGGACGTTCAGTCGTATAGCTTCATCATCTGCGGCATAA TCCTCCTTCAACTCCGCATTCCTACATCTCTATCAGCAACAATGACCTCCACCATCAAGACCATCTCCCCCTCGACAAACAAGGTCGTCTGCGAAAGACCAGAAACCTCTCTTGTCGAGGCACGCGACATCTCCCGGCGATCCGAGGCGGCCTTCCAATCCTTCCGCAAGCTTCCCTTTGCCCAGCGTCGAGCCATCGTCGAAAGGGGCCTCGCCGGCATCCAGGACCGCAAGTTTGAGCTTGGTCGTGAGCTCGCAGAGCACATGGGACGGCCCATTGCCGCGAGCCACAAGGAAATTGAGACGATGCAGAAGCGAGCCGATTATCTTCTTGATACGGCTGAGGAGGCGCTGGCTAGCTTGCCTGGACGACCTGAGAAGGGGTTCCGGAGGGAGATCAAGAAGATTCCCGTCGGCCCCACGCTTATTGTCTTTGCTTGGAAC TTCCCGtatctcatcatcgtcaacgccCTCATTCCAGCGCTTCTGGCCGGCAACTCGGTCATTCTGAAACCCTCGCCTCAGACACCGCTCATCGGCGAGCACCTCGTCGACATCTTTGACAAAGCCGGCCTACCAAAGGATGTTCTCCAGGTGATCCAGTCCGGCGATCCCCAAGCCCTCAAAGAGCTAGTCAAGCTTCCTGAGCTCGGCCTCATCAGCTTCACCGGATCTACCGTCGGTGGCCTGGCCATCCGTGAGGCTGTGAGCGGACGCACCATTCCCGTCAACCTAGAGCTGGGTGGCAATGATCCGGCCTATGTCCGACCAGATGCCGATCTGAAATACGTTGCGGCTCAATTGGTGGATGGCGCTGTCTTCAATTCTGGTCAGAGCTGCTGTGCTGTTGAGCGTATCTACGTGCATCAAGATGTGCACGATGCCTTTGTCCATGAGCTTCAGAAAGAGCTGAAGAC ATACAAGCTTGGTGACCCCCTCGAAAAGGACACCATGGTCGGTCCCGTCATTTCTCGCGCTGCCCAGAAGAACATCAAGGCGCAAATCCAAGACGCTCTGGACAAGGGTGCTGTAAACGCGACTCCCAAGAATGACAGCTTCACCACTGCGCCCTCCTCAGGCAACTATGTCGCTCCCATACTCTTGACCAACGTCACACATGATATGGAGGTCATGCGTGAGGAGACATTCGGTCCCGTTATCCCCGTCGCCAAAGtcaaagacgacgaggaagctGTGCGTCTGATGAACGACAGCGACTACGGTTTGACCGCTAGTGTCTGGACAAAGGATATTGCTCGCGGGGAGGAGCTGATTGAGCAACTCGAAGCTGGCACCGTGTTTGTCAATCGATGCGATTACCCGAACCCT GATCTTGCTTGGACAGGATGGAAGAAGTCGGGATTGGGCTGCACGTTGGGACCTCGGGGTTTTGACGCTTTCGTCAAGCTAAAGAGCTACCACGTAAAGGAGGCACAGGCCTAA
- a CDS encoding Zn(2)-C6 fungal-type domain-containing protein — MPKQAIPANTTRPRPRRRKPILRVKTGCFTCRNRKKKCDESRPVCAGCLRNKVACRWPDSHPHPPPSTEHGNGEKALDLRPSAPSPDGHGRRTPETLTNPAELDFDVGIGETLEETITVDIGPSSSVLEHETSPPESSPVATTEAPAASEQFDQVINCLQDATQETVLIDADGVVEGVGDAVSDALIRLSRGHFDQDPLSLGHASVPPAPSIMPGLDAQSFELMSHYLARTAISMGNGSTTANPFVVQLIPLSFANPVVLELMLSQSASHRAVLDGAGWADAVAQKYYTKSIRMFRNAVTDYLAGTEASPLWVTIGALIMCFTETAKGDTNGVIFDHLQAVGPLVKDLVSGHRHLLPDGLRAFVIEYYVYTAIISMISMDPSASTGHLLAPELEYEAHSLVEGGYVGQLCGSWLSLLLLIPRIFDFGRRRVAVRAQPPFPTADDFLNFSNLQAEITSFTPSPLVESEVATCGYIFQQAVHLYLLTAFGVGDAGQVTQQLRVENALVDAFLYLEQLPPSARINTSMCWALAVIGSCTADDERRDVLRQRLNTMFVTIGLGNISSTLSLLEHIWARPREEQSPWIICRIMYEHDMWISFA; from the exons ATGCCTAAACAGGCGATCCCGGCCAACACGACgcggcctcgtcctcgtcggcgaaAGCCAATCCTCAGGGTAAAGACGGGCTGTTTCACTTGTCGAAATCGCAAGAAAAAATGCGACGAATCACGGCCGGTCTGTGCCGGATGTCTTCGCAACAAGGTAGCCTGCCGATGGCCAGATTCTCATCCCCATCCTCCGCCAAGTACAGAACACGGCAATGGGGAGAAGGCACTTGACTTGAGACCGTCGGCTCCAAGCCCAGACGGCCATGGACGACGAACCCCCGAGACTTTGACTAACCCGGCAGAGTTGGATTTTGATGTTGGAATTGGAGAGACGCTGGAGGAGACTATAACGGTTGACATTGGTCCATCGTCAAGTGTGTTGGAGCACGAAACTTCGCCGCCGGAGTCTTCTCCTGTCGCCACCACAGAGGCACCCGCCGCATCTGAACAGTTCGACCAAGTCATCAATTGCCTTCAGGATGCAACGCAAGAGACAGTGCTGATTGATGCAGATGGAGTAGTCGAGGGCGTTGGAGACGCCGTCAGTGATGCACTCATCAGGCTATCCCGGGGTCATTTTGACCAGGATCCTTTGAGCCTCGGGCACGCCTCTGTTCCCCcggctccatccatcatgccaGGTCTAGACGCTCAGTCGTTCGAGCTCATGAGCCATTACCTAGCTCGCACAGCCATAAGCATGGGTAACGGGTCAACGACGGCAAACCCATTCGTCGTGCAGCTCATACCGCTGTCCTTTGCCAATCCCGTCGTCCTCGAGCTTATGCTATCCCAGAGCGCTTCTCATCGCGCCGTGTTGGACGGGGCGGGCTGGGCAGATGCGGTAGCCCAGAAATACTACACCAAATCCATTCGTATGTTTCGCAATGCCGTTACGGATTATCTGGCTGGCACCGAGGCGAGTCCGCTGTGGGTGACAATTGGTGCACTCATCATGTGTTTCACCGAG ACAGCGAAAGGTGATACCAATGGCGTCATCTTTGACCACCTCCAAGCAGTCGGTCCTCTTGTTAAGGACCTGGTCTCGGGGCATCGACATCTGCTTCCAGATGGATTACGCGCCTTTGTTATAGAGTACTACGTCTACACGGCAATCATCAGCATGATATCCATGGACCCCTCAGCGAGCACGGGGCATCTCCTCGCCCCGGAGCTGGAGTACGAAGCACACTCTCTGGTCGAGGGTGGTTATGTTGGGCAGCTCTGCGGCTCGTGGCTCTCGTTGCTCCTCCTTATCCCTCGCATCTTTGACTTTGGCCGTCGAAGAGTTGCGGTGCGCGCCCAGCCTCCCTTCCCGACAGCAGACGACTTCCTCAATTTTTCCAACCTACAGGCAGAGATCACCTCGTTCACGCCGTCGCCGCTGGTAGAGTCTGAAGTCGCTACTTGCGGCTACATCTTCCAACAGGCAGTACATTTGTACCTTCTCACGGCCTTTGGGGTCGGTGACGCAGGGCAGGTCACTCAGCAGCTAAGGGTTGAAAACGCGTTGGTGGACGCTTTCCTCTACCTTGAGCAGCTGCCGCCATCAGCACGCATCAATACCAGCATGTGCTGGGCCTTGGCAGTTATTGGATCTTGCACAGCCGATGACGAGCGACGAGACGTGCTTCGTCAACGTCTGAATACCATGTTTGTCACGATTGGTCTGGGAAACATTTCTTCAACATTGTCACTTCTGGAACACATCTGGGCACGGCCACGAGAGGAACAGAGTCCATGGATCATCTGCCGGATTATGTACGAACACGATATGTGGATCTCATTTGCCTGA
- a CDS encoding Methyltransf-25 domain-containing protein: MSGIQRVLNLSSNAEAQAAYDDWAENYDNDMLGESEDYVAPEIASDYVKRYLGSRPIGHVSILDAGCGTGLVGASLAKKGAKHIDGIDLSPGMLQIAERSGAYETLSVSNLSQRLDIPDQTYDVVVCVGTMTQGHVGPEAFDEFTRIVKPGGFIISTVRDTFWKMNGYEDKVKSLDKAGKLKLVSAELEDYRRGAGVQAVMVVLQAQ; encoded by the coding sequence ATGTCTGGTATTCAGCGCGTCTTGAATCTCTCCAGCAACGCCGAGGCACAGGCTGCGTACGATGACTGGGCCGAGAACTACGACAACGACATGCTGGGAGAATCGGAGGACTACGTTGCACCCGAAATTGCTAGCGACTACGTCAAGAGATATCTCGGTTCTCGCCCTATCGGACATGTCAGCATTCTGGATGCCGGGTGTGGAACAGGTCTTGTTGGGGCGAGTCTTGCAAAGAAGGGCGCGAAACACATTGATGGCATCGATCTCAGCCCTGGGATGCTCCAAATTGCTGAGCGATCCGGGGCTTACGAAACTCTTTCCGTGTCAAACCTGTCCCAGCGCCTGGACATCCCCGATCAAACCTACGATGTGGTTGTCTGTGTCGGCACAATGACTCAAGGTCATGTCGGACCGGAAGCCTTTGATGAATTCACCAGGATCGTCAAACCTGGTGGATTCATCATCTCTACCGTCCGAGACACCTTTTGGAAGATGAATGGATACGAGGATAAAGTCAAGTCTCTCGACAAGGCAGGGAAGTTGAAGCTTGTGAGCGCAGAATTGGAGGACTATCGGCGTGGTGCTGGGGTCCAGGCGGTCATGGTGGTTCTTCAAGCGCAGTAG
- a CDS encoding N-acetyltransferase domain-containing protein, with the protein MITDNLKTAFQSERLVYRAAENNKDDKHFLLTEIENNAINAALSDIALIRPRGEKRAEDLIEGLSKATMGVMICLPNKDEAPTPIGFIVLGWGGVNPEHARHSSTSIGIALAAPHQGRGYGSEAINWALDWAFRHGGYHRVNIRTVSYNERGLHLYKKLGFVEEGRSRESHWYDRKWYDTISFGMLEREWAELRGLDQ; encoded by the coding sequence ATGATCACCGATAACCTCAAAACTGCCTTTCAGTCTGAGCGGCTCGTCTACCGCGCAGCAGAGAACAACAAGGATGACAAGCACTTTCTCCTCACCGAGATTGAAAACAACGCGATCAACGCGGCTCTCTCGGACATAGCTCTGATCCGACCCAGGGGCGAGAAACGAGCCGAGGATCTGATTGAGGGACTTTCCAAGGCTACCATGGGCGTCATGATCTGCTTGCCCAACAAGGACGAAGCGCCAACGCCTATCGGCTTCATTGTTCTCGGCTGGGGCGGAGTGAACCCGGAACACGCCCGTCACAGCTCTACCAGCATTGGAATTGCACTTGCGGCACCACATCAAGGCCGTGGCTACGGCTCAGAAGCCATAAACTGGGCTCTCGACTGGGCGTTCCGTCACGGAGGTTATCATCGTGTCAACATACGCACCGTGAGCTATAACGAGAGAGGCCTGCATCTGTACAAGAAACTGGGGTTTGTGGAGGAGGGTCGAAGCCGCGAGTCGCATTGGTATGATCGGAAGTGGTATGATACTATTAGCTTTGGCATGTTGGAGAGGGAATGGGCAGAACTCAGAGGCCTTGACCAGTAG